AATCATTTGTCTCTACTTGCACCAATTTCTGTTGAATAGTACATGCGTCTGTTTCTACTGTTTGTATTGTTACTATGTCTGTTTTGTAGCGTAAAAGCATTCAAAATGCTGGTTATTTTTCcgaattattttgatacctaCCCTCACAATTCTGATACGATGTTCCCGACAATATGCCTCTAACAGTATTCTTTCAATGCTGGTCATAGCATCATCCGTCGTCTGCTCAGGAAACACACAGTACGCAAATCTATCTGCTTTCCTGTTAACAAATAATAAggaaattataacaaaaaatccaaaataatCTTCCTTATAATTCAACGAATTGATATTTGTTAAAGATTATTACAGTTACTCGATATGAAGTTCGGGTTAATGCATACGGAAACACCGATGAACTTGACGACTTACCCTTGCATTTGTTTGGCGCACTCGTAACCACCAATTGTTGTTCTACCTTCTTTCACTGCCTGTTGCAGTGCTTCTTTTAATGCAAAACTTATTTTCGCCATGTTTCTGTAGAAGAAATACCAAAAGCTACATGAAATGTCATATTTGGTACAGTTTATAATTAGGTCTGTGTTATGTTTGCTAGCAGATGCATTACTTTTATGTGTCCTGTGGGTATTACTAAATTAAATACTACACCAATGCTGCTTAGATGGGCGTTACTTCTTTAATACATATGAATTGCACATCAATCAATACAATGACTACGTTGAATATGTAGTTATAAGTACCTTAATGAAACTTTTCTTGAAGCATATCATACTGATGGAGACTTTTACAACAAATAACAAAGCACAATATATTCATAAGCTAATATAGCATACTTCTCATTATAGCTATTCTAGAATGGACTCTGAACAGTGCAAGTGAATCTGATGCAAGCTCATTAGGACGTTAGGTACACGTGTACAAACGCTATCTTACCTTCGATGCTCCTTATTGTTGTCAATTTCAGTTAAAGTCATCTTCTTCGTTTCTGTTAaactttttcacaaaattttcaCTTATTTTGACGATTAAACTCCACGTTTTAGAAAGAGCCGGTACGTTTTCCGCCTTGGCTTACTAAGCGAGGATGAATAATGTGTCAGCAAATTCCTTCACCGAGATCTTTACCGAGAGGCGGGCAGGTCGATAAGTAGAATCCAGCTTTCTGGTTGGCTCAACGCGAGTTCAAAGTTCACAAGTCATGTTATGCTATAACAACAGGGTCGCTAATGGTGGCGAACCGGTTAGCCACGACGATAATGCTACGTTGGCGATAATGACCATTGAATGCTCAAATACTTAATTAAGTGTTCCGATCACATAAATCTAAATTGTAAATTTACTTACAAAACGAACTGGAAATATTTGGCAAGTAGTTCATAGTTTTTACCTGTgcagtttttattttttctatttcgGTGTTTCCCCTAAattctaaatatagatatttcgTCATGAAAAACCAGGAATCTAATGGCAACGAGGGTATTGCACCATCATCCGGAATAGTGTGAAATAGTCCACGTGTGTTCCCAGTACCGGGAACTCGTGGTGTCGGGCAGTACCGGGTAATGCGTGTCAGAACACGACGGAGGTTCTGAAGTCCATCCACGTGAATATGAATATTCATATCGTACTTTACTCATTCATAAGTTTTGTCATGTGCTTATCTTAATACATATTGAAAGTTGTAACGTAtctaattgtttttgtttttagttcaagctattatttttttttaattttatagttATGATTATTCATTAACATAACATGTATGCATACAACTTTAAATTCGCTTAAGTATTACAGACAAAATCAACAACTGTAATgacatttaaaaacaacatgcaaatactgataaaataataaataagtcATTATAACGgatacaatattatatacaaaatatatagaagttTTACATGTCATTATTAGCAGCAATAATGTAAGATTGTATCATAAAATATCGTTTCAATAactatatacctatatatagctGTGATGCACTTCTTGATGACCATTATTGAGCGATGTGCAAGATATGATGGAGCAAACAATATTGGATATACGTTACACGATTCAGCTTACGTATTATGTCAATTGATGTacaattttatattgaaataaaaaggtTACCTATCATAATATATCATTCTGACGTCCGACAACTAATGTTTATGATCAAAAGGACACAATTAAGTTTATGATATGTGCAATTGTATAAgtttatgatatatacaattgtataagtttatgatatatacaattgtataagtttatgatatatacaaatgtataagtttatgatatatacaattgtataagtttatgatatatacaattgtataagtttatgatatatacacatgtataagtttatgatatatacaaatgtataagtTTATgattatacaattgtataagtttataatatatacaattgtatacgtttatgatatata
This portion of the Argopecten irradians isolate NY chromosome 6, Ai_NY, whole genome shotgun sequence genome encodes:
- the LOC138325563 gene encoding growth arrest and DNA damage-inducible protein GADD45 alpha-like, yielding MTLTEIDNNKEHRRNMAKISFALKEALQQAVKEGRTTIGGYECAKQMQGKADRFAYCVFPEQTTDDAMTSIERILLEAYCREHRIRIVRVGNSKNLGKVICKLSNKRYNRESDYNCVLVEKSRNSVNADEVMFMDCHREAIKKDPWYVTEIPL